The following nucleotide sequence is from Chloroflexota bacterium.
CGACGCAGGCCTGGCATCAGGTTACGGACGGCTCTTCTGCCAGGCCTGCCGATGATGTCACCGACTAGTAGTATCCGCAATGGTTTCTAGTCACCTCTATTTGGCGTAGTCTACCGCCCTGGTTTCCCTGATTACAGTAATCTTTATTTGACCTGGATAGTTCAAACTTTCTTCTACTTTCTTTACAATGTCACGTGCGAGTCTCATTGACCCTATGTCGTCAATCTCCTCAGGCTTTACCATGATGCGGATTTCTCTGCCGGCCTGTATTGCGTAGGACCTTTCAACCCCGGCAAAGCTGTTGGCTATGCTCTCCAAGGCTTCTAGGTGCTTCAAGTATTGTTCCAGCGCTGAACGTCTTGCGCCAGGCCTTGCCCCACTGATAGCGTCTGCAGCAGAGACAATGAAACTCTCAGCAGTGCTCATCTCCACCTCTCCATGGTGCGCTGCGATAGCCAGCACCACGTCAGGGGATTTCTCCCATTGCTTTACAATGTCGGCCCCTATCTGAGCATGGGGCCCTGCTGTTTCAAAGTCCACTGCCTTTCCAAGGTCATGAAGCAAACCTGCCCTTTTGGAGATTTCGATGTTGGCCTTTGCTTCGGTAGCTATCATACCGGCGAGTATAGCGACCTCAACACTATGTGTCAGGACATTCTGCCCATAACTGAAGCGGTATTTCAGCCTACCAAGCATTTTGATAAGCTCAATGGGTACCCCCTGCACCCCCGCTCTATTGGCTGCCTGCTCTCCTTCAGTGCGGATGGTTGTCTCAACCTCGTTCCTTGCCTTTTGCACCATTTCCTCAATTCGGGCCGGATGGATTCGGCCGTCGAGGATGAGCCTTTCCAGCGCAATACGGGCGATCTCCCGACGCACCGGGTCGAAGCAAGAGAGGGTGACTGTCCCCGGGGTGTCATCTATGATCAGATCCACTCCGGTGGCATGTTCCAGCGCTCTGATGTTTCGTCCCTCGCGTCCGATGAGGCGACCCTTCATGTCATCCCCTGGCAGGGGAACAACTGAGACAGTGCTCTCTGCCACCACATCGCTGGCGCAGCGCTGAATAGCTTGAGACAGGATATCTCGAGCTCTTTTGTCGCTTTCCTCTTTGACCGCTGTTTCCATCTCGCGCACCCGTCGGGATGCTTCGTCCCGAATCTCGTTATCCACCCGCTGGAGCAGGAATTCCTTTGCCTCGGCAGAAGACATACAGGCTACCATTTCCAGTTGTTGCTGCTGCTTTTGCCGCAGCTCTTCCACTCGAGCCCGCGTTCTGTCGCTCTCTCTTTCCTTGGCCGTGATATTGTGGTCACGGCGCTGAAGAGCCTCGTCCCTGTGTTCCAGGTTCTCTTCTTTCTGAGTGAGACGTCTCTCCACTTTCTGCAGCTCAGTGCGGGTCTCACGGTAGCTGGCTTCTGCCTCGGCCTTCATGTTGATGGCTGCTTCTTTAGCCTCGAGGAGGATGGCCTTTTGTTTCTCCTGCGCTTCGGCAACAAGCTTTTGGGCCTCCTCAGCCGCTGTGCGAGCTCTGCGGCTGGCTATCATCTGCCTGGCTAGGAATACAACTGCACCTCCAACGACGAAGCAAGCCAAGCCAACAGGTACCACTATTAAGTTGGAAGCCACCTTCACCTGCCTTTCTATACTGAAGCTTCCAGGCTGGGGGGTAGACTACTACGATGCGTATATTAAACGCCTTATGTCACTTGGTGTCAAGCAATGGCTTCGGTGTGTGGATGATCAACGTTTAAGATAGCATCATATGGGAAATAGGAGAGTAGAGACTAACTTACCAGCACCAGGTTATTTCGGTGCATTACCTCGGCGCCATATTCGTAGCCCAGAAGGGGCATGATCCGCTCGGAATGGACACCTTTGATAGACTGGATGTCAGAGGAACTGTAGTTTGATATCCCGCAGGCTATGTGGTTGCCCTGCAGATCAACGATATCGACGAGGTCGCCGCGGTGGAATTCTCTTTCCGTGTCCTTGATCCCGGCGGGCAGCAAGCTGCCCTTTCCTTTTTTGAGAGCCGTTGCTGCCCCGTCATCGACAATAATCCTCCCCCGTGAAGACAGCCTGCTGACCATCCACCTCTTTCTGCTCTCCAGTTTGGTCGTTGTGGGTAGGAAAAGGGTGCCGATGGATTCTCCCTCAGCCAGCTTGGTGATGACGTCAGGCAGGCTGCCATCCGCAATGGCTACAGCTATGGCTGAACTGGTAGCTACCTTAGCCGCCGCGATCTTGGTGGCCATCCCGCCGGTGCCGCGGCTCGTGCCAGCGCCGCCAGCTATGCGCTCAATATCGGCATCGATCCTCTTCACTGCGGGAATGAGTCTGGCTTTGGAATCAAGGCGGGGGTCCGCTGTATAGAGCCCGGCAACATCGCTGAGCAGTATCAGGAGATTGGCATCCACCAGGTTGGCCACCATGGCAGAAAGGTTATCGTTGTCCCCGAATTTGGCCTCTTTGATCTCGTCGGTGGCTACTACATCGTTTTCATTGATGATGGGCACTACCCTTAAGTCAAGCAAGGATAGAAGGGTGTTGCGGGCATTAAGATAGCCGGCACGGTCCGAGAGGTCGGCTTTGGTGAGCAAAGCCTGGGCGACAACGATGCCGTGTTTGTCGAAGAGTTGCTCATAGGTGTGCATCAGGCAACCCTGGCCTACTGCAGCCAGTACCTGTCTGAAGGGGATGTCCTTGCGGTCCCGTTTGAGGCTCAACTTGTCTCTGCCGGCAGCAATGGCGCCGGAGGAAACAAGGATTATCTCATGACCCTGCTGATGCAGCTTGGCTACCTGGCCCACCAGGTCTGTCATCGTGTCAGGATCAAGGCGTCCGGTACCACCGGTGAGCAGATTGGTGCCAAGTTTGATTACCAAACGGTGGTAATGAGGAGCCTTCGACGATGTGCCGTGTTCTTTAGGTTTTGTCCGTTTCGTCTTGTCCATTGTTGGAGTTCCGCTGCAAACCAGCCTAGATTATATAACTGCACCTGGGCCTTCACAAGCATGAGTTGAGAAACACCTTAATCTGTGGGCTCTGTCGTATCTTTGTCACCCCCCATTGCTGTAGGGGCTACGCTACCCTGTTATTGTTATTGTCACAAGGCTACCAGGCTAAATTTCACCCCTTGACTTTGACTGACGTCAGGCAGCCCTGTAGAATTAGCCCGCTCAGGGGAATTGAGTCTGGAGTGATTGGGAAGGACATGAGTCCATCGGCGTCGTCATATCCCGAGTTGGATTTGCACCGCTTCACTACCGACGAGGCTATAGTGAAGCTGGAGCAGTTCCTGTATGAAACTTATTGCGCTGGTGTGCCTGTTGTCCGGATAGTTCATGGTAAGGGGACCGGGGCTTTAAGGAGCAAGATTCGAGCGTGGTTGCCAAAACAGAGCTTGGTCAGATCCTTCCGATCAGGCTGGTCGTGGGAGGGCGGTGACGGTGTTACCATCGTGGAGATGGGAGACTAGCTATACCAGCTGATCAGATCACCTGGCATTTAGGGCAGAAATAGGCACCCCGCCCGCGTAAAGAGATCCGCTCGATTGGAGTGTCACAGTTGTAACATCGTTCCCCGCGGCGGTGGGCGACTTTGAAAAAGAGGTGGGCAAATCCCGGCTCGCCGTTGGGCTGTTGATAGGTGTTGACGCTGGCGCCGCAGCGAGCGATGGCTTCAATCAATACGTGGCCAATAGCCCTGTACAGGCGCTCGTTTTCCCCCGTAGATATATCCTTCGCTTTCTTCAGCGGATGGATCCGGGCTTCGAAGAGGGCTTCGTCGGCATACATGTTGCCGATCCCGGCGATGACAGTCTGGTCGCAGAGTAAAACCTTTATAGGGGTATTATGTTGTGACAGGGCTTTGCGCAGAGCCCATGTAGTGAAGCGGCGGTCCAGGGGCTCGGGACCGAGCGTGCCAGTGACTTCCTTTTCGTCTGCCACCAGCCACATGGCCCCGAACTTACGCTGGTCGAGGAAGTGAAGGTCAGTGTCATTGTCCAGGTGCAATATGACCCGGGTATGGGATTCAGGGGTGGCAGGAGAGGGCTGAAGCAGCAGGCAGCCGGTCATTTTGAGATGCAGGATCAACTTGTTGTCATTGGTCAGGTCAAAGAGCAGATATTTCCCTCTGCGGCGAATATCCTTTACCGTCTGGCCGGTGAGCCGTTGGCGAAACTTTTCGGGCGATGGCTGGCGGACCAGATCCGGCCAGAGCAGGGTGATATTGTTAAAACGACGACCCACTACATCGGGAATAAGGGCATTCTTTATGGTCTCTACTTCTGGTAGTTCAGGCATCTTTCTCTAACATCCTTCTTTAGGCTATTTCCCCAGTTCCAGTCGCTGGAAGATCTGATCTATGTGCTTCAGGTAGTAGTCATAATCGAAGAGTGACTCCAGCTCCGCCGCTGGTAGGTGGATGATGACGTCAGCGTCATTCTTGAGAAGCTGCAGAAAATCACATCTTTCCTTCCAGGCCTTCATGGCATTGCGCTGCACCAGTTCGTAGGCCTTCTGGCGGGTCAGTCCTTTTTCAATGAGAGCCAGCAGCAGTCGCTGAGAGAAGATCAGCCCACCGGTGAGATCGAGGTTCTCTTTCATGCGTTGAGGATAGACCTGAAGGCCGCTCATGATTTTGATAAAGAGGCTCAGGATGTAGTCCAGCGCCAGGCAGGAGTCGGGCAGGATGATGCGCTCGGTGGAGGAGTGGCTGATGTCGCGCTCATGCCACAGGGGGATGTTCTCCATTGAGATGAGGGCATAGCCCCGCAGGAGTCGGGCCAGGCCGCAGATGCGCTCGCAAAGCTCTGGATTGCGCTTATGCGGCATGGCGGAGCTGCCTGTTTGCCCGGGTTCGAAGGGCTCCTCTGCCTCAAGAACTTCGGTCTTTTGAAGTGCCCGGATTTCGGTGGCGAATTTCTCCAGGGAGCCGGCGATTATGGCCAGAGTGGTGACAAACTGAGCGTGGCGGTCCCGTTGGAGAACCTGACTGGAGACGGGAGCCGGCTCAAGTCCCAGTTTGATGCAGGCTATCTGTTCCACCTCTGGCCGCACTGTGGCATAGGTGCCTACGGCTCCGGAGATTTTGCCCACCCCGATAACCTCTCTGGCTTCAGCCAGGCGGTGAGCATTCCGCTTCATCTCTTCCACCCAGATCGCCAGTTTGAGCCCGAAGGTGATGGGCTCCGCATGGACGCCGTGGGTGCGCCCTATCATGATGGTATGTTTGTGTTCAATGGCCCTTCTTCGCAGGACAGTCGTGAGTTCGGCGATATCCTGCGACAGGATGTCGGCAGCCTCCAGCAACTGGAGGCTGAGGGCGGTGTCCATGATATCGGAGGAGGTGAGCCCCAGATGGATAAAACGGCTTTCCTCACCGAGGCTCTCGGCCACTGTGTTGAGGAAGGCCGTCACATCGTGATGGGTCACCTTGAGGGTTTCATCGAAGCGCTTCTGGTCGAAGCGGACCTTCTTTATCTTTGGTATCTCTTCTTTGGGGATAACTCCCAGCTCTGCCCAAGCCTCGCAGACGGCGATCTCTATCTGAAGCCATTTATGGAATTTGCTCTCGTCTGACCAGACCTTTTTCATCGCCGGTCTGGAATACCGCTCAATCATCTCTCACTCCCGTTCTGATTGCAGTCAGAGTCAAAATAGATTTCCGGATCAACTCCCTTGCGCCAACTTTCTCCGATATGCTGCATAGGCTTCCCTTATCCCGTCGTGCTTCAGCCCCAGTATCTGGGCGGCGAAGAGAGCGGCGTTCTTGGCTCCGGCGGAACCGATGGCTACGCAGGCTACGGGAACTCCGCCCGGCATCTGAATGATGGAAAGCAGGCTATCGACGCCCTTCAGGTCGCTGGTGGGCAGAGGGACGCCGATAACAGGAAGGGTAGTCCAACTGGCGAGCACGCCGGGGAGATGGGCGGCTGCCCCGGCGCCGGCAATGATGACCTCCAGCCCTCTCTCCTGGGCCTTGAGACCGTATTCGCGGGTCTTCTCAGGTGTGCGGTGGGCGGAGATGACCCGAACCTCGTAGGGAATCCCCAGTTCCTCCAGCATGTCCAATGTTGGCTTCATTAGAGGTTCGTCAGACCGGCTGCCCATTACCACCCCGACGATAGGCATGGCTTGTTTAGGATTTGTCATTTCTAACCTCACCTGCTCATATACTTAATAAGTCCAGGAGGCCTTCAAAAGGCTCAACTCTCTCCTTGATGGTGAGGTAGGATTCCTCACCCCGCAGCACGCGGCAGCAAGCCCCCCAGAGGCGGTCGCTTCGCTCCACGAGACCGAAATACAACCAGGGGGACCAGGTGAAGAGCCGTGTGAAGGCCCGGGCGGCTTTCAACTCGGGCATTATCTCTCTGTTCACCGCATCCTCATAGTCTCTCAGATTCGTGGCATCAGTCTGCAAACATCGGCTGATAGCCGGGGCGGCAATTTGAGCGCTCTTGATGGCATGATAGAGACCCTCACCGGTCAGTGGGTCCACCAGGCCGGCGGCATCCCCGAGCAACAGGACTCTTTTCGACTGGATCGCCATTCCCTTCTTGCGCACCGGCAGATAGTGGCTCCTTAACCTGGTGACCGATTGATTTTCCAGATCGTATGACTTCAACACTGCCTGGTATCCAGGCCTGAGTCTTTTCACTTGGCGGAGCGGGCCTCCTGCCCCCACTGATAGATGATCCTTCTTGGGGAAGACCCAACCATACCCACCCCGAATGTACCCCAGGTGCAATCCCACCAGAGAGTCCCATTGTAGCAATTTTTCAGCTGGAACTGAAATCTCTGCTTCCATGCCAATGCCAAAGTCTATATTCTGCATCAGGCCGGCACCGGCAGCAACCACGCTCCTTGCGCCATCTGCGCCAGCGAGAACCTGTGCCGTAAAGGTATGGTTCGTGGTTGTGACCTTGGCTCCCTGACTGTTTGCCTCTATCTGGCAGACCTTTTCATTTTCCATTATCACCGCCCCTGCCTCCCTGGCTCTCTGGACGAGGAGGTGATCGAAGTCACTGCGCATCACCATGTAAATCAGGGGTTTGTCATACCATTTGGTGAAGGCTCTGCTATTCTTGTAAACTACCCT
It contains:
- the rny gene encoding ribonuclease Y, which codes for MVPVGLACFVVGGAVVFLARQMIASRRARTAAEEAQKLVAEAQEKQKAILLEAKEAAINMKAEAEASYRETRTELQKVERRLTQKEENLEHRDEALQRRDHNITAKERESDRTRARVEELRQKQQQQLEMVACMSSAEAKEFLLQRVDNEIRDEASRRVREMETAVKEESDKRARDILSQAIQRCASDVVAESTVSVVPLPGDDMKGRLIGREGRNIRALEHATGVDLIIDDTPGTVTLSCFDPVRREIARIALERLILDGRIHPARIEEMVQKARNEVETTIRTEGEQAANRAGVQGVPIELIKMLGRLKYRFSYGQNVLTHSVEVAILAGMIATEAKANIEISKRAGLLHDLGKAVDFETAGPHAQIGADIVKQWEKSPDVVLAIAAHHGEVEMSTAESFIVSAADAISGARPGARRSALEQYLKHLEALESIANSFAGVERSYAIQAGREIRIMVKPEEIDDIGSMRLARDIVKKVEESLNYPGQIKITVIRETRAVDYAK
- the proB gene encoding glutamate 5-kinase, producing MDKTKRTKPKEHGTSSKAPHYHRLVIKLGTNLLTGGTGRLDPDTMTDLVGQVAKLHQQGHEIILVSSGAIAAGRDKLSLKRDRKDIPFRQVLAAVGQGCLMHTYEQLFDKHGIVVAQALLTKADLSDRAGYLNARNTLLSLLDLRVVPIINENDVVATDEIKEAKFGDNDNLSAMVANLVDANLLILLSDVAGLYTADPRLDSKARLIPAVKRIDADIERIAGGAGTSRGTGGMATKIAAAKVATSSAIAVAIADGSLPDVITKLAEGESIGTLFLPTTTKLESRKRWMVSRLSSRGRIIVDDGAATALKKGKGSLLPAGIKDTEREFHRGDLVDIVDLQGNHIACGISNYSSSDIQSIKGVHSERIMPLLGYEYGAEVMHRNNLVLVS
- a CDS encoding Smr/MutS family protein, with translation MIGKDMSPSASSYPELDLHRFTTDEAIVKLEQFLYETYCAGVPVVRIVHGKGTGALRSKIRAWLPKQSLVRSFRSGWSWEGGDGVTIVEMGD
- the mutM gene encoding bifunctional DNA-formamidopyrimidine glycosylase/DNA-(apurinic or apyrimidinic site) lyase, whose protein sequence is MPELPEVETIKNALIPDVVGRRFNNITLLWPDLVRQPSPEKFRQRLTGQTVKDIRRRGKYLLFDLTNDNKLILHLKMTGCLLLQPSPATPESHTRVILHLDNDTDLHFLDQRKFGAMWLVADEKEVTGTLGPEPLDRRFTTWALRKALSQHNTPIKVLLCDQTVIAGIGNMYADEALFEARIHPLKKAKDISTGENERLYRAIGHVLIEAIARCGASVNTYQQPNGEPGFAHLFFKVAHRRGERCYNCDTPIERISLRGRGAYFCPKCQVI
- the purB gene encoding adenylosuccinate lyase → MIERYSRPAMKKVWSDESKFHKWLQIEIAVCEAWAELGVIPKEEIPKIKKVRFDQKRFDETLKVTHHDVTAFLNTVAESLGEESRFIHLGLTSSDIMDTALSLQLLEAADILSQDIAELTTVLRRRAIEHKHTIMIGRTHGVHAEPITFGLKLAIWVEEMKRNAHRLAEAREVIGVGKISGAVGTYATVRPEVEQIACIKLGLEPAPVSSQVLQRDRHAQFVTTLAIIAGSLEKFATEIRALQKTEVLEAEEPFEPGQTGSSAMPHKRNPELCERICGLARLLRGYALISMENIPLWHERDISHSSTERIILPDSCLALDYILSLFIKIMSGLQVYPQRMKENLDLTGGLIFSQRLLLALIEKGLTRQKAYELVQRNAMKAWKERCDFLQLLKNDADVIIHLPAAELESLFDYDYYLKHIDQIFQRLELGK
- the purE gene encoding 5-(carboxyamino)imidazole ribonucleotide mutase; amino-acid sequence: MPIVGVVMGSRSDEPLMKPTLDMLEELGIPYEVRVISAHRTPEKTREYGLKAQERGLEVIIAGAGAAAHLPGVLASWTTLPVIGVPLPTSDLKGVDSLLSIIQMPGGVPVACVAIGSAGAKNAALFAAQILGLKHDGIREAYAAYRRKLAQGS
- a CDS encoding geranylgeranyl reductase family protein, whose protein sequence is MAHSFNHSYDVVIIGAGPAGSTLGYELARKGIDVLILEKESLPRYKPCAGGITVKTAKLLGFDFSPVVRDTVHGARVVYKNSRAFTKWYDKPLIYMVMRSDFDHLLVQRAREAGAVIMENEKVCQIEANSQGAKVTTTNHTFTAQVLAGADGARSVVAAGAGLMQNIDFGIGMEAEISVPAEKLLQWDSLVGLHLGYIRGGYGWVFPKKDHLSVGAGGPLRQVKRLRPGYQAVLKSYDLENQSVTRLRSHYLPVRKKGMAIQSKRVLLLGDAAGLVDPLTGEGLYHAIKSAQIAAPAISRCLQTDATNLRDYEDAVNREIMPELKAARAFTRLFTWSPWLYFGLVERSDRLWGACCRVLRGEESYLTIKERVEPFEGLLDLLSI